The Thermococcus sp. genomic sequence CACAAGGGCCGTCCCAACTATTGCGGAGATTATGTATCCTATTGAAGCACTGAGTTTGCTCTCCCATCCCGGGACATCATAGTTGGGAAAGATGGCGTGATTCCATATCCCCGCAAGCTTCTCCATCCCTGGGAGTCTGTGGCCTACCATGTGTTCAACAGTATTGACATCCCACTCCCCCCATGCACCGTTGTAGTTCCAGACGAGGAGAATTCCTATCGGGGAGAGGATTATCATGATGCCAATTACCAACAATAATGTTTTGACAACCTTGTCCATATGCTTACCTCCCCGCCTTGGCTATCGTCCTCATCCCAAAAAGGTCGGGTCTGCTCTTCTTTACATACCACACAACTACCGCAGTGACAACTGCCTCCGCTGGACCGGCAGTCACAAGGTGTGCTATTGCCATTGCGGGGACTGAAACACTTAGAGGATACGGACAGTAGCCCGGCTGTATGTACGGCTGGATCCCAAGTTCAATTCCCGCCACTGTTGCGGCTGTGACTATGCCAGCGTATGCCCCTATTCCCGCTGAGGTTATCTCGTTAAGCTTTACCCTCCGAGTAAGGAAACGATAGGTGTAATAACCAACGAAGGGTAGAACAACACCCATGTTGAAGACGTTGGCTGCGTAGGTCGTTATTCCACCGTCTCCAAAGAAGAGTGCCTCTATCAGAAGCACTATCGTTAGTGAGATCGTTGCCGCCCAAGGGCTAATGAGTATCGCTATTATGGTTCCTCCAACCATATGGGCAGTTGTTCCACCTGGAACCGGCATGTTATACATCATAACCAGAAACGAGAATGCCGTCAGGACTCCTAAGAGGGGCACTTGATTTGGTTTGATGTTCTTAAGCCACTTAGCGGCTTTATACCATATGGGTATCATAATCAAATAGAAAAACCCACAGGTGTACGGGCCAAGGTATCCATCCGGGATGTGCAATTCCACTACCTCCCTCCTCGGTTGGTGTTATCAAATATATAGATAGTGTTATCATATAAAAATTTTTTTGAAAAGAGTGTTACTAACCCTTGGTTCACAACTACAACTGAATGGATAGTGCATGATAAGAAGAGGATTCAGAGGTACCCCCTGTCCTCTTCCTCCTGCTGAGGGGGCATGCCCTGCTCAAGCATCGCCCTCTGCATCTCCTGGACCTTCTGGAGTATCTCCTCGGTCTCCTTGGCCCTCTCGTCGAGTGCGGACATGTTGAGTTCGATTCCGAGTATCTTTGCAACCGCTGAGAGGACGGCTTTGGCGGCTTTGGGATCGACTATGTAGCCAAGACTCTCACCGAGAAGGCTTATCCCGTACATTGACCGGAGTTTGCCCATTCCAAGGAGTAGTCCTGCGGCACCGACTATTGCACCGCCTTCATCTTCCCTCCAGAGGATTCCAACCTGGCAGTCCTTGAGTTTCTCCTGGTAGTGTCCTACGAGTTCCTCATGGGTCACCGCCGCCAGAACCCTTGGCTCGCCTTTGAGTTCAGGAACCTGGTAGCCGCCCATGGTGATTATTTCCCTTGCCCCAAACTCTGTCACAAAGTCCAGCATCTTCCCAACGACCTCGTAGTGGCCGGGGCTGTCAGTTGGGGCAACCTGCTGGTCACCGGTGATGATAATGATGTCCCTTCCGTTTTCAGTGGGGTTCTTCCAATAGTAGAACTCGTTCTTCATCAGCTCGACGACGGAGTTCTTCTTGATGAGAACCTGGTGCATGAAGTGCGGTGAGTAGAGCTCGGCAAACTTAACCGCATTGAGTTCCTGAATCAGGTGGTCGGCGGCGAGCTTGCCGACGAGGCCTATTCCGGGAAGCCCCTCGATGAAAACAGGATCCTTAAGCTCGGGTCTCTCAAGAACATGGATGACAGTCTCCTTCATTTTACTTCCCCCCTATACCAAGCTGCTCGCGCTTCAGTCTCCTCCGGTACTCACCGTAGGGGTCCTCCGGAGAGAAGCGCGGCGGGTGGGCTACCTTTGTCTTCGCCCCACAGACCGGGCAGATCTCCTTCAGTGTGTAGCGCCCACACTCTGGGCACTTCCTTATCCTGAAGTGCATCAGCTACCCCTCTTCTTGACCTTCTTTATGCGCTTCTCTTTCCTTATGAGGGCCGCCTCTCCGCCGGCATCTTTGATAACACGTAGAATTTCCTCCGCTATGTTCTCGAGGATCTCCTCGGCCTTGTAGTAGTCCGGCGCGTTTATGTCTATTCTATACCTCGGCGCACCCTGGTATGAGAACTTGACGTCAATCTCCTTCTCCTCGTTGGCCCTGTCGCGCGCTCTAATGAGGGCCTCCCTGATTATCTCGACGCCGTTCGGTTTCGGGACTGTTATCTCGAACTCTGCATCAATCGTAACAGTCGGAATCTCAACGTAGGCCTCTATTATCGGCCTGAGAGCTTCTATCCACTCGTCCGGGATCAGGCCATTTAGAACCTCAACACCGTTCTGGGCCGCATCTTCAAACGCTGCATAAACCTCTCCGTACTCTTCCTCGAGAGGAACCCAGACCTCGCGCCAAGCGGTCTCGAAGTTCTTCCCAACCTTCTCAGCGGCCATCTTAAGCAGATTCTCAGCCTTCTGGGCGCGCTTGTACTCCTGGAGCTTGGCCTTTCTCTGTTGCTGGTTGACGCGCTTGAGACTCAGGTCGATGTGTCCCTTGCTCGGATCAACGCGGATGACTTTGGCAACTATCTTCTGGCCTTCCTTTATGTAGTCCCTTATGTTCCTCACCCAGCTCGAGGCGACCTCACTTATGTGCATGAAGCCTTCCTTTCCGGGATACTCATCGAGCTTGAGGAATGCACCGTAATTGTGAATGTTCTTGACGGTAGCGACCACAAACTCTCCCTCTTCAGGATACTGCTTGGCTTTCCTCGGCATTACAACCACCTCAAAATTTTCTCTGCCGGGTTAGGTTACGAAAAGAGGTATTTAAAGTTTAGCAGAACGAAAAGAAGAGAGGTTCACTCGAGAACCTCGAGTATCTTGGCTTTGATGATTCCCTTCCCGCCGGTCGGTTCAACGAGGGTCGCACCGCAGACGAGGCAGCGAACTGGGGTCGATGGGTTGCTGAAGACTATCTGCTCGTTGCCGCAGTCGATGCACTTGACGCGGAGGAACCTGCTCTTCGGCATTGGGATGAGGTTCTTAGGGAGAGCCATTCTTCACACCTCCACCAGCTCAAACTTCTTAACGCGGAAGCCCTGTCCCCTGGTGTGGGCCTTGCCGCAGACCGTACAGCGGAAGCGGAGGTCGAGCTTCTTGACCGGCTTCTCCCTTCCGGCCGGGTTAGGCCTCGGGAAACCGCGGTAGCCCTTCATGATCCTCCTGAAGCGCCTCTGGCCCTGGCTGAGCTCGCTCCTCGGCCTCTTCTTGACCTTCTCGACTTTGTGAATCGTGTGTTTCTTGCAGTAAGGACAGTAGGTTCTTATCTTCTTTGGGTACTTCATTCTCTCACCTCCAGAGAGGGCCCGGTAGGCTCTTACTAACTCTTCAGATACCCCCGAGCCGTGAGGCATGACAGTGCCTTCGCTCTCGGTAGCCGAGAGGCTTTAAAAAAGTTTTCGCGTCAGAGACTTAGTATCAGGGGAAGGATGAAAGGCACGGCCGCGGTTAGAATGAAGCCGTGAACGAATGCAACAACAGCCACTTCCCTTCCGCCGAACTTCGTCATGACTGCAAGGGTTGTGTCCATCGTTGTCGCGCCGCCCATCGTTACCACCACATTCCCCGGAAATCTGCGTGAGAGGAGGGGGTAAAACACGATGGTGAGTATCTCCCTCGTTAGGTTGGCAAGAAAGCCAAGAGCACCATAGACTGCCGAATACTGTCCTATTAACGGGCCAGTAAGGGAATACCATCCACATCCGGCGGAGATGGCAAGCCCCCATCTCAGTCCTATCCCAAGGAGGAGAGACGCGGCCAAGCCGCCGAGCACCGAGCCGATGAGTGTTCCAGCTGGTAAGATGAGTGCATTCCTCCCGAGTTTTTTGAGCTCCCCAAGTTGAAAGTTCATTCCAAGATCAATCCCGATGACGAAAATGAGGATGTAGAGCATAATCTCGTAGAGGTTTCCGAAGTCGGGGGAGTAGAAGTGGCCGGCGGCTATTCCTATGAGGAGCGCCGCTAAAACGTAGAGGACAAACCTCATTTTCTCCCCTCCATGAGTAGTGCAATTCCAATGCTCCCCGTTATTGTGAGAACCGCGAAAACAATAGAGGAGCCAAGGAGCCAGCCGGCGCTTATCTTGACATTCCCGGTCTTAATGCCCATGAAGAATATCAGCAGGAGCAGAGCGGCGCTTATTGGGACTTCAAGGTTAATCTTCCTGTTCTTAATCCTGAGAATGTAGCCGATGAGAACCCCCACTATCAGTGGAATGAATATGTTCATGCATCGAGATTGCTCTAAAGGCTAATAAAATTATCGAGGGCTCGGAGGGTGTTCACGTCATCATCCGTGAGCATTCAGTTTGCTTGCTAATCGTCATCGCCCCGTTTCCCTTCAGCAGGTTCCTTTTAAATGTGTGGGAGAAGGTTTTTATGATGAAACTCTCACCATTCAAATGGTGATTCCAATGATAAGCCCATCGAAGAAGGCGATGGCCATTAAGTATGCCATAAGGGATGTTGTCCTCCCGGCAAGGGAGCTTGAGAAAAAGGGGATCAAGGTTATAAGGCTCAACATAGGTGACCCGGGGAAGTACGACTTCCAGCCACCGGAACACATGCAGGAGGCCTACTGTCGCGCCATAAAGGAGGGTCACAACTACTACGGACCGAGCGAGGGCCTGCCCAAGATGAGAGAGGCGGTCGTCCAGCGCGAGCGGAGGAAGAACGGCGTTGATATAACCGCAGATGACGTCCGCGTCACCACCGCCGTCACTGAGGCACTTCAGCTCATATTTGGTGGCCTCCTCGATCCCGGCGATAACATTCTCGTTCCAAGTCCGAGTTATCCACCCTACGTTGGTCTCGTCAAGTTCTACGGAGCAGAGCCGCACGAATACCTCACCGTTGAGGAAAACGGCTGGCAACCGGACCTAGATGATATGAGGAAATTAATTGACGAAAGAACCAAGGCTATAGCCCTGATAAACCCCAACAACCCGACCGGTGCGCTCTATGAGAAGAAGACGGTGAAGGCTATCCTTGCCCTGGCTGGTGAGTACGACCTCCCGGTCATAAGCGACGAGATATACGACCTCATGACCTACGAGGGGAAGCATGTCTCTCCAGGCTCGCTCACCAAGGACGTTCCGGTTATAGTGATGAACGGCCTCTCGAAGATCTACTTCGCCACTGGCTGGCGCCTAGGCTACTTCTACTACGTTGATCCAGAGAACAAGCTCGCCGAGGTTAGGGAGGCAATAGACAAGCTCACGAGGATAAGGGTCTGTCCAAACACGCCGGCACAGTTTGCTGCCATAGCCGGCCTTACAGGTCCGATGGACTACCTTGAGAAGTATATGAAAAAACTCCGCGAGAGGAGGGACTACATCTACAAGCGCGTCCAGGAGATTCCCGGGATAAGCGCTCAGAAACCGCAGGGTGCGTTCTACATATTCCCGCGCATCGACGAGCGCTCGAAGTGGAAGAGCGACTTCGATTTCGTTATGGACGTACTCCACGAGGCGCACGTGCTCTTCGTCCACGGTTCTGGCTTCGGTCACGCCGGTGACTGGCACTTCCGCATAGTCTTCCTGCCGCCGGTCGAGATACTGGATGAAGCCATGGACAGGTTTGAAGCCTTTATGAGAAAGAGACTTTCAGAGTAGGCCCGCTTTTTCTTTTTCACTCCTGTCTAAGTTAAAGAAGAAGGTTCATCCACCCGAAACAACAGGAATTACCTCCACAGGGGTCCCATCTTCTATCCTCTCATCTTCCAGTACGACCCTTCCGTTAATCCTCGCTATGGCGCTCTCGGTGTTGAAGCCAACTTCCCTCAGGACGTCTGCCACGGTTAGACCTTTCCTCCATTCAAGCTCCTTCTCAATACCTCTACCGAGGATCCTTACGTGTATCACCCTAACCACCACCTCGATGTACCTCCCTCCCCTTATAAAGTCCACCCGACGCTCTCTCCAAAAAACTTAAAAACCCCCCTCGGTTCATATAACCTGGTGTGAGTGCCGCGGTAGCCTAGCCTGGTAGGGCGCCGGCCTGCTAAGCCGGTGGCCGCTGGCCACAGGGGTTCAAATCCCCTCCGCGGCGCCAAATCTTCTCCGGTCCAAACGCCGGGATAGCCTAGAGGTGAGGCGGTGGACTGCAGATCCGCTTTACGGGGGTTCAAATCCCCCTCCCGGCTCCATAACAAACTTCGCCTGTGCGATGTTGAAGCGAAGCTTTGCAGTGTTTCATCGAAAGAATAACGCTTTGGGCGCTAAGAGTAAGTTGAAACTGTTTTAACCATGGATTTTGGTTTAAACCTCTTTGGACTTTTTCAGGTGTTATGACTCTGAGCGATTTTTTACCCAAGTTCGGCTTTTCTACTAAATGGATTACTCTCAGTAGTGTCTGAAGGACACTATTCAAAGTAAAACCCCGTTTAAATGTTCAGTTAAGAGTGAAAGCCCTCACAATTAAGCGCTTAAAAACACGTATGGACTTTGACGAAACTTTGCGGGGCAAAATTTCAATGGTGCGGTGGCCGGGATTTGAACCCGGGCCAGCGGCGTGGCAGGCCGCTGTCCTAGACCAGGCTAGACTACCACCGCGTTCGACCCGTTACATACTCACCTCCGGCCGCTTTATAAATTTTTCGGTATTCTGAGACGGTTAAATTTATAAAGCGTTCCCGAGAATGGTTAGCTGGCAGATGCCCCGGTGGCCTAGTCTGGATAGGGCGCAAGGCTGCGGACCTTGAGGTCCGGGGTTCAAATCCCCGCCGGGGCGCCATTCTAACAACTTTTGCTTCGCAAAGCGCCGCTCTCACTGTCGTTCAAGCGTCCTTACGGATGGCGGAAAATGAAGTGCCTCTTCCACAAGCTTTGGGTTCTGAAAGGCGTTTTACTTTTTTCTTCCCGAAAGCCTCGTCCTTTAGGATGGGGATGCAGTAAACCGCCCAACGGCCCTTAAACGGGAAAGCAAACTATTTTAAAACCTAAGAACAATACCATACTTTGAAATGAAGAGAACAGTAACAATCAAACTCCAACCCTCAAAAGAACAAGAGAAAACCCTCTTCAAGTTAGCCGATACTGGCGCCAGAGTCTGGAATCGAGTGAACTACCTCCGCAGGCAAGAATTCTTCAAAGAACAAATCGTGGACTTTAATTCAACAGAGAAAACCGTTTATGAAGAATTCAAAAAAGAAATCGGTTCCGCAACAGTCCAGCAAATTTGCAGAAAGAACACCGAAGCTTGGCGTTCATTCTTCTCACTCTTAAGGAGCAAAAGAAACAAAGAACTACCAGAATGGTTCAAACCCAAACCACCAAACTACACCA encodes the following:
- a CDS encoding PDGLE domain-containing protein; translation: MDKVVKTLLLVIGIMIILSPIGILLVWNYNGAWGEWDVNTVEHMVGHRLPGMEKLAGIWNHAIFPNYDVPGWESKLSASIGYIISAIVGTALVILLYYILVKFTVGKEPS
- the cbiM gene encoding cobalt transporter CbiM — encoded protein: MELHIPDGYLGPYTCGFFYLIMIPIWYKAAKWLKNIKPNQVPLLGVLTAFSFLVMMYNMPVPGGTTAHMVGGTIIAILISPWAATISLTIVLLIEALFFGDGGITTYAANVFNMGVVLPFVGYYTYRFLTRRVKLNEITSAGIGAYAGIVTAATVAGIELGIQPYIQPGYCPYPLSVSVPAMAIAHLVTAGPAEAVVTAVVVWYVKKSRPDLFGMRTIAKAGR
- a CDS encoding proteasome assembly chaperone family protein; this translates as MKETVIHVLERPELKDPVFIEGLPGIGLVGKLAADHLIQELNAVKFAELYSPHFMHQVLIKKNSVVELMKNEFYYWKNPTENGRDIIIITGDQQVAPTDSPGHYEVVGKMLDFVTEFGAREIITMGGYQVPELKGEPRVLAAVTHEELVGHYQEKLKDCQVGILWREDEGGAIVGAAGLLLGMGKLRSMYGISLLGESLGYIVDPKAAKAVLSAVAKILGIELNMSALDERAKETEEILQKVQEMQRAMLEQGMPPQQEEEDRGYL
- a CDS encoding RNA-protein complex protein Nop10 codes for the protein MHFRIRKCPECGRYTLKEICPVCGAKTKVAHPPRFSPEDPYGEYRRRLKREQLGIGGK
- a CDS encoding translation initiation factor IF-2 subunit alpha, yielding MPRKAKQYPEEGEFVVATVKNIHNYGAFLKLDEYPGKEGFMHISEVASSWVRNIRDYIKEGQKIVAKVIRVDPSKGHIDLSLKRVNQQQRKAKLQEYKRAQKAENLLKMAAEKVGKNFETAWREVWVPLEEEYGEVYAAFEDAAQNGVEVLNGLIPDEWIEALRPIIEAYVEIPTVTIDAEFEITVPKPNGVEIIREALIRARDRANEEKEIDVKFSYQGAPRYRIDINAPDYYKAEEILENIAEEILRVIKDAGGEAALIRKEKRIKKVKKRGS
- a CDS encoding 30S ribosomal protein S27e, translated to MALPKNLIPMPKSRFLRVKCIDCGNEQIVFSNPSTPVRCLVCGATLVEPTGGKGIIKAKILEVLE
- a CDS encoding 50S ribosomal protein L44e, with translation MKYPKKIRTYCPYCKKHTIHKVEKVKKRPRSELSQGQRRFRRIMKGYRGFPRPNPAGREKPVKKLDLRFRCTVCGKAHTRGQGFRVKKFELVEV
- a CDS encoding lysine exporter LysO family protein, with product MRFVLYVLAALLIGIAAGHFYSPDFGNLYEIMLYILIFVIGIDLGMNFQLGELKKLGRNALILPAGTLIGSVLGGLAASLLLGIGLRWGLAISAGCGWYSLTGPLIGQYSAVYGALGFLANLTREILTIVFYPLLSRRFPGNVVVTMGGATTMDTTLAVMTKFGGREVAVVAFVHGFILTAAVPFILPLILSL
- a CDS encoding pyridoxal phosphate-dependent aminotransferase, translated to MISPSKKAMAIKYAIRDVVLPARELEKKGIKVIRLNIGDPGKYDFQPPEHMQEAYCRAIKEGHNYYGPSEGLPKMREAVVQRERRKNGVDITADDVRVTTAVTEALQLIFGGLLDPGDNILVPSPSYPPYVGLVKFYGAEPHEYLTVEENGWQPDLDDMRKLIDERTKAIALINPNNPTGALYEKKTVKAILALAGEYDLPVISDEIYDLMTYEGKHVSPGSLTKDVPVIVMNGLSKIYFATGWRLGYFYYVDPENKLAEVREAIDKLTRIRVCPNTPAQFAAIAGLTGPMDYLEKYMKKLRERRDYIYKRVQEIPGISAQKPQGAFYIFPRIDERSKWKSDFDFVMDVLHEAHVLFVHGSGFGHAGDWHFRIVFLPPVEILDEAMDRFEAFMRKRLSE
- a CDS encoding MoaD/ThiS family protein codes for the protein MIHVRILGRGIEKELEWRKGLTVADVLREVGFNTESAIARINGRVVLEDERIEDGTPVEVIPVVSGG